From the genome of Triticum aestivum cultivar Chinese Spring chromosome 1A, IWGSC CS RefSeq v2.1, whole genome shotgun sequence:
GAAACAATTGTGCAACCAGCAAAATAAAATACCTTTGGGGCCAAGTCCTTGTCAACCAGTCGCGCTCTCACACCCTGCACTACAAAACAAGCCCATCATTACTTGATATTTTGCATTATGTCCACTTGGTCACTCTTTCTGCCATCATACATACCTCACAAAAATCATGATAAAATGGCTTTGAAATGCCATTGATGGACATGCGATATTCGCGCACAAGGCATTCATCAAGTGTCTGATATCTACCTTCACGTATCTACAGGATGGGCACACACGACCTCAGCAACTAGCATAATTACAACTAAACAAAGTTATTTTAGCTTTCTACATACCGATCGTAGTGATACTTTCAAAGCAAGTGGGGAGGCCTCTTTCAATCTGTTCAGTGCCAATGTACACCATTCTTCATTCAACTGGGTTGCTTCACTTTCCTGATTACAAGAGATGAGGTCCTTAAGCCCTCTAAACCATAAGCATTGTAAAGAAAAAGGCTCTGTCATTAGAATCAAAACCTTTAATTCCATAAGCGTAATGAAGTATTGGCAACAAATCGAGGACAAATACCACCGGATCTTGTCGTTCCTCTCTAGTTAGTCATTAAGGTCAATCCAAGGCCGTTGGGACGTGATCAAGAAAACATGTGGTCCATGGAGTGGGTGCTTGGAGCAAGTGCAgaatgcacctccaagtggtgtCACGATTGACGATTGTGTGAGTGTTTCTTTGTTTTGTTGAATATATTTGTGGCATTGTTCGATTTGATGGAAGTTTGAGCTCATCCTTGCCTCCATGTCCATGTGTAGGATCGCATAGCCAGTCAATATTTCAAGCAAACAACGGGTTTCAACGGCCGGTCATTCACTCTTCACCATTGTTGGCGTTTGCTCAAGGATAGTGAGAAGTGGAGGGTGAGGGACAAACTCCACCAAAGAAAGTTTCTCTTGTCAATTTGGAATACGATAATGATAGTGATGATGTACCAAGGGGAGAAGAAACAAGGGCAAAACCGGATAGAAACAAGCCAGGGTGAAGAGATCGGCCGAGGCATCCACTTTGAGGGATCAAATTAATGAGATGGTGAAGGTGAAAGAAACTATGTTGGACAAGCATTTGGATACTAAAGTGGCCATAGCCGAGAAGAAAGACAATCATAAGGAGGCAAAGTGGGAGAGAAGATGCGCCTTTGAGGAACGCAAGATCGCTCTAGAGGAGCAAAAGAGGAGGGATGAGAGGACCGCCGAGGAGGACCGGTTCATGATGATGAATCTGGAGGGCATGGATGCAACGCCAAGAGAATTTTGGGATATGAGAAGAATGGAGATCATGTGCCAGGGGAAGATGGAGCTTAAAGATCTTACGACCGGTGGTGGTGGTTTCAACAATGTTGGTCATGTAGGTTTCGGAGGTAGCGGTGGGGGTTTAGAGGTGGTTTTGCTTCTCGTAATGTTGGTGGTGGTGGGTTTGGAGGTGGTGTTGGCTTTGGCAACGGTGGTGGTGGTTTGGAGTTGGTGTTGGCTTCAGcattggtggtggtggaggtggtggtgttcCCGGTGGAGGTGGTGAAGATTTCGgcaatggtggtggtggtgcttcggcAAATGAAGTTCATGTTGATGCTTGTGGTGCTCATTCTTCGATCTATGTGGATAAAGATGGTGATTGAGGTGCTATGGCCGGTGGTGGTGGCGACGATCTTCGCAACAATGATGATGTTGCTTGATTTGTTTTATGGTAGGTGGCGACTTGATTATGTTTTATTTTGTTTGATTGCGCATTCGTATGGCCAAACTTGCTACCTCGTATGTTGCGCATGAATTTTGATATGAACTAGTGCAACATGACTATGTTTATATAAATTGCATGCATCTATATGAATTATACTACATGTCAATATTTGCCCGCAATTTTTTTATGGTACCGCTAAGCCTCCGGCACAGACAGACCATGTAAACTCGTCTTGCAAAAAAGGGATAAGTTTACATGAAATGTTCACCGGAGGCCACCCACTACTGCAATTTGTTTTTACAGGCAGCCCTTGTATAAAACCTGTAAACTCGTCTTGCAAAAAAAAATTACATGAAAAGTTTACATGATCTATTCACCAGAGGCCTCGCACTACCGCAATTTGTTTTTACAAGCGGCCCTTATATAAAATTTGCAAGACGAGGTTTTagctgctagagttgctctaacacgTGAACTGAAGTGCTACCCTTTTCAAGTGAAGGGTAAGTTTTGATCTACACCATAGATCTATCTTGATAATTGTAAGCTTTGTAGGGGGTGTACTAAAGCACACCTCATGCGCAGGACAACTGAGGAGGATGGTGTCCCAGAGACGCGACGGTCATTTGCAGACCAAGTCTATGTTGGTTGCACTTGTAATGGCACGACAATGCTACTAAAAGCATATGAGGATCATTATTTTTCCCTCCGACGAGAATAGGATTTGTATTACACGGATAATAAGTACTCCATCCTTTCCATGTTACAACCGGTTGTAATAACGGAAGTACctttctacacccaggagcaaatgctcctggtaTGAATAGTAAAAttaaaaaactagaaaaaatgtttaaaaaattctgaaatttttttgtGACATACTTTCACAAATGTTTGATGTGCACGCAAAATTTCATTGCAAAATCACATTGGTGGAAGGCGtgccaaaaaaaacaaaatcagagctccaaaatgcttttgtaagtaacattttcagagcatcgattttgtttttttaccaCGCCTTCCATTAATGTGATTTTGCGATGAAATTTTGTAGGCACAACAAACATTTGTGAAAGTATGGCACAaagaaatttcagaattttttgaattgtttttgaatttatttgattttactgttcacaccaggagcatttgctcctgggcGTAGAAACTCCACGTCTATTCTTAACATCTATATTATGGAAGAGAGGGAGCAGGTTACAATCAATCAGCTAATGTAAGCTGTGAAACAAAGTCCCATTACCAGTGCAACCAACTTGGTCCGGACACACACAAAATCGGTTCTATTAAAATTCGCCAACACATGTATCAACCATCCTGTGATTAGGGCTAGCTTTCTTGAGCAAAACCTCCCAGATTCCTAATATCAGCCACTTACTCTCTGTCAACAGCTGGGATAACTTAGATCGGTCCTCACTGGTACTTATCACGTGCCGCATGGTAAAATGATGCACATTTATAACATTGGACGAAAAGGAAACAAAAGGGCGAGTTCGTCTTGGTGCTCGAATTCTCCACCATGCCAAGGATTCGGCGTATTGTACATGAATAGGTTGCCCTTTGCCCACCCTAGTTGTTTTATGTGCTGACAACAACAATGGGCTCAGgcaatctatatgaatgcctctcgcTGTTCTGTAGGCAGCTTCAGTTCAGGCTCGAATTCTCCTAGTGGGGCAAAGTAAGAATCTACCATGTCCTCGGAAACGAACTCGAGCGCAGGAGGATCCCACTgcaagaaaaaaaatctaaaaagaCTGCACtgaaaaaaaaggaaacaattgTGCAACCAGCAAAATAAAATACCTTTGGGGCCAAGTCCTTGTCAACCAGTCGCGCTCTCACACCCTGCACAGCAAAATAAGCCCATCATTACTTGACATTTTGCATTATGTCCACTTGGTCACTCTTTCTGCCATCAACAGATAATACATACCTCACAAAAATCATGATAAAATGGCTTTGAAATGCCATTGATGGACATGCGGTATTCACGCACAAGGCATTCATCAAGTGTCTGATATCTACCTTCACGTATCTACATGATGGGCACACACGACCTCAGCAACCAGCATAAACACAACTAAACAAAGTTATTTCAGCTTTCTACATACCGATCGTAGTGATACTTTCAAAGCAAGTGGGGAGGCCTCTTTCAATCTTTTCAGTGCCAATGTACACCATTCTTCATTCAACTGAGCTGCTTCACTTTCCTGATTACAAGAGAAGAGGTCCTTAAGCCCTCTAAACCATAAGCATTGTAAAGAAAAAGGCTCTGTCATTAGAATCAAAACCTTGAATTCCAGAAAACCACGGAGTTAAAGTGGCTAACTCATACAGTAAAATTATCAAAGAGACAAGTGCATTTCATGGATATAGGCTTGCATCAAAAGAAATCAAGCAATAAGCAAGTCATGGAAGTAAAATGTTGAACCATCACTCACCAATGCATCCACGATCTCTTCAACTGTTTCATGGCTGAAGCATTTATCTATGACCGCCAGCCTAAAGTAACACAAAGGGCACAAATGAGCTGAGCCTCCCACAAAATAAGACATGACGAGAAATTTGCAGAAATCTATGGGGAAAATATTTTTTTAAGAAATCTGAAAGCATGCACATTAAATCCATCTGAACCGCATACAAAAAAACGCATTCACTTAAATCATTTATCATCACCACCACTcctactattattggttttggTCTCTTTACAAAACATAAACATTTTACCATTTTGAGGTGACTTCATCTCATCCTTATAACTTGTACTCCATATCACGAATAAGTAACATTTTGGAGACTGACAGTCTATAAGATGTAAAGTTGACCATTAATTTCTACTGTACTCCCCCCTTCTAAAATATAAGGCACAGTTAACTCTTTTTGATCTTCCACGTACAACTTTGACTATGATTTTCACTTATAGTATGCATACAAAATTAGTATAAGATATATGAAATGaaaatatttttgcaagaaaaATATGATGATGCCACTTATACATGCTAGATCCATATaattatatatgtatgtatgtatgtatgtatatatatatgtatgtatgtatgtataggtaaaactgtgtctatcatagcttgccacagaacttgTTTAGGCTCCCTAAACTTTTAACGGTTTAAAAgttatcaaaaaatatgaaataaatatgggtgcatctctctaatgtaataagttgatccaacggagggattgttaaaatatgcatctatgtgtcctcggcaaaaataataagcatttcagctcactgcgACATAAATATATACTGAACTAAAATTTTTTTCGTGCAGGACACATGCAGTCGTATTTTTttaatccctccgttggatcatgttatattataggtgtgttggttcagtatttttttcagaatttttgagaaCTTTGGCACCGTTGAaacccttaactagttctgtggcaagcacttgtagaaaatcctactcctaATATTTTGGTAAGGAGGGAGTAATATAtgtggtcaaagttgtgcattaaaGATCATGCAAAGTCAAGCACGCCTTATATTTTGGCAAGGAGGGAGTAATATATGTATAAAAACAAATAAAATTACTAGATTCTAGAAATACTTTCGAAGACAAATCCATACATATGATTTTCAAAATTCTAATGTGAATATTTAAAATGATAGAAATAGAAAATTTTAGAAGTCTGACTGAATATATGGCCAAATGTCACCTATTTGTGATATGGAGTACCTTCACTTCATTAAATCAATGCGGTGGCTATCCATATAATAATAAATAGGGGTTTCATCTTTTGGAAGGAACGAATTGGTTACAATCTTACAGAAGTTATTTTGGAACAAATTCTAAACCATATGGGCTATTAAAGAAGAAGGGAACAGAAGGAATTGAGTTCAGCAAGAGAATGATTTATTGAAACTCAGACTAAAAGACAAATAACAGAACATAGCAATCAGTGTTAATAAATTAGAGCATGCTTCTGAAACTGCATCTTTCCTGAGTAGGCGTATTCCACACCGGGATTGCCGATTCCTCACCAGATAAGGAATTAGAGCACGTTTGTTGAAACTTTTCCCTCCCTCTCACGCTGCCTGTATCTTTCCTGAGTAGGCCTATTCCACACTGGGATTGTTGATTCCTCGCCAGAGGACCAGTTTCTCATCAGAGCTTGTCTGTTGCCTAATGCTTTGCCTAGGCCAAAGCAAGGAGTTTTACCATCCCCCAGCTCTTAAACGCGCTAAAGCTTACATGTAAAACGCTTTAATATATGGTTATGAACCAAGCCAAAAACTGAGCCTAGCCCACTTGGTTGGGTGAGTGCATCTACAATCTCACCAACTTGATTCAAGTCCTCGTGGACTCAAATTCAGGTTCTTATATGcaatgggggaggggggggggggctttcctcaCAGTTTTCCTTCACAAACATTATGAACCAAACAAGCTAGAGGACGACTTCATAGGTTGCGGTACTAAAAGTGATCAATGGCATAGTAAAATATTTATCCAGATCAATGTTTAGACTAGAATTATGTTCACTTGTACGGTCATTCCATGGCTTACCTATGTATAATGCTTGTCTTATCTGGATAAACAAGGTCTCCGTATTGTGCAAGGGAAGAATCAATAACTGAAGGATCATCAGTAACCAATTTTGCAAGTCGTTCATCAACCAGATCCAGGTGCTATCACAAGAAACGCAACTCGTAAGGTTGGTCAATTAATTTGCTAACAGAGTAGAACTACAAAACAAGAAATTAAAAATACATGGTTTAGTCGGCAGGATCTTACCTCACTAATTGAATAGTGTGTGGCAAGGCCAAGTGCAAGCATATCAACTCCATTGAGTTTTTCACCAGTCAAGGCCAGGTATTCCCCTGCAAATGCATAATTAAAAGAATGATTGTATGTTTCTATATTACATTACAACATAGAATAAACACAAACCAGGGACAACATTAAACTAGTACAAACTGCAGGGAACTAATAAGAACATTGAACAACTAACCAACATGACCAGTTAGGTGTGACAAATAAAATGAGGCAGCAGCATCTGGATGAAAGCCAATATGTACTTCTGGAGTGGCAAACACCTGAAAATAGTAATTATGCACAGATTTATAGTTGTCAATACCCAGCTTTGCAATTTCATAAACGCATAATTGAATTAATGAAGTGTCTAGACAGAAATATTACTGCACTATGATACCAGGCTCCTTAAGAGCAACTTAATAAAAGCAAATCAAGCAAAAACAATTGACATACTGTTCTATCAGTGGCAACACGAAATGTTCCAGGAATGGAAACGCCTCCTCCACCACCCATAGTAACACCGTCAAGAATGGCAACCTATATTGCAATATAAACGTGATACCAGCTGATTATCCAAAAATATCAAGACGAAATGTCCAATTTTAGAAAATGAGTTTGTGTACTTACATGTGGTTTTAAGTATGTGCCTAGAACATAGATGAAACTGTACAAAGTCCTGAAAAAATCTTTAGACTCGTCCAGCTTGCCTAATTCGACATAAGACAAGGTTAACATTAAAGGAAATACTGAGGCATATGACTAAAACAGGTTATCGCTGCATATAAATTTCCACTAGGAAGATTTGGTGTCAGGAAATTAATATATGTACTCTATTTATGCAATAAAAAACTGCTGTTTCTTAGACCAACTTTCAAAAGGAAATGAAGAATGTGTGAAAAAAATTGGAGTTCCGCTATCATAGCCGCTTTTACTTTCCTAATGTAAACGTACTAGAAACTTTAATAAGTTGGTCGGTGCTCCCTATATAATGGAAGCAATTACCATGTTTAACAAAGAAATGTAATCAAATGATGCACAACGTCTGCCCACTTACCTTCATTGATAAGTTGGCGCAATCCAACAACATCCCCACCAGCACAGAATGCTCGGCCGCTGCCCTTCATGCAATACACACCTCAGCTTAGATTTGTCTAGTGCCATTAGTATCATGCAAATGATGAAGCACCATACCTTCATCATGACGAAACCAATGTCGGGGCTGTCCTCCCATGATTCATAGAACTTGTTGAGCCTAGCTCCCTATCAATACAGCAATTCAACTAAAAGTCAGAACCATGTACCAAGATCATGTAACAGtaagaaataaataatactttGTAGTCGGCATAAATACACATGGATTAAAAAAGCAACACGAATCTGcatctactacccctataaaagcaCGAAAGCGCGGAGAACCAATTCATCTCATCCATCAAATAATGTGATTTGATGGTCTAGATCGCTTCAATCTATAAAACGTGTTTTACGCTCTAATTACCCACCATTGCCACTCCACGTGTTTGAGCGCAACAACGATCCACTAATCCCACGCATCACACTTAATCCCGTACCTTTTCATCCTCGCTGTAACTTCCCCCCGAGCGCCTCACGCACGTCTCCTCTTCCCCTCCTTCGCCTCTCCCATCTAGCCGCCGGCCAGCTGCTGCACGCCGCTCCTCCGCCTCTCCCATCTAGCCACCGTCCTCTCCTACGAGCGGGTCGCCGCCCTCGACTCCGTCGTTGCTTCCTCTCTT
Proteins encoded in this window:
- the LOC123051740 gene encoding 3-hydroxyisobutyryl-CoA hydrolase-like protein 2, mitochondrial, with product MPSLAAAAAARRAGEALRRGVMGGRYLSSLRPSPATAAAPDSDEVLVEGKASARASVLNRPGHLNALTTTMGARLNKFYESWEDSPDIGFVMMKGSGRAFCAGGDVVGLRQLINEGKLDESKDFFRTLYSFIYVLGTYLKPHVAILDGVTMGGGGGVSIPGTFRVATDRTVFATPEVHIGFHPDAAASFYLSHLTGHVGEYLALTGEKLNGVDMLALGLATHYSISEHLDLVDERLAKLVTDDPSVIDSSLAQYGDLVYPDKTSIIHRLAVIDKCFSHETVEEIVDALESEAAQLNEEWCTLALKRLKEASPLALKVSLRSIREGRYQTLDECLVREYRMSINGISKPFYHDFCEGVRARLVDKDLAPKWDPPALEFVSEDMVDSYFAPLGEFEPELKLPTEQREAFI